aacaagagcagcgaaaggagcagcagcagcgcgtGGATAAATCAAAATGCAGTTGCTAGACGTGAGCTGGGCCGCCTTCTATCCACGACTCCGCTGGCAGCGGCATCATCCAGCAgtccatgctccatgctccaaGCTCCATTTTCCATACTTCTTACTCCATACTCCTTACTCCATACTCCTTACCCCATACTCCTTACCCCATCCTCGTCCTCAATACTTCAGCCTCCTCGCGGATTGTGTCTGCATAATCCACGGCTAAAGAAAGTGGCCTACATGGGAATTACACTTGAAAAAAGTGCATCAGaagcaatttatataaatgtacatatacatatatatatgtatacagatCCTTTCCTATAGGATAAATTTATTCGTTTCCGAAACTCAATAAAGATGGCTTATGTTAAGTTagattttccaaatatttttgcagtgcacGACTTAACAGATCTTTGGCTCAATGGATGCTCATCGCGGCCTGGCTAAAGCGTTGTAGCTGTACACCGGCtgatcctcatcctcatcctcatctgCAGCCTCATCCCCACATTGCCGTGGCCAAGACAAATGCAGACGATGGCTCTTTAGCCGTATCTTTCACTTTGATTGTGGCTGGGAgtctgcgactgcgactgagACTGTGGCTCGTGTGGGGCTCGTGGGGCTCTAGGATGGGTGGTGCTGTGGTGCTGTGATGCTGGTGGTGCCGGCAGTCGTTAGCCTTGTCTTATTGCCCGTGTTGGCCAAACACTTGGCTACTGGTTGTTTACATATGTACGGGaacgggaatgggaatgggaatgggaattggAAAGAGTACCGACTGGAGTACGGGTATAACTCAATCAGCCAGAAGAGGTGGAGCCATGGGAgtgtcgtgtgtgtgtgggtcaGGTGACCTGCAACAAATTAGCCTGGGAGTTATGAACCTCAGCAGTGGAGAATGGAATGCATTCTCGTATCTGgtaagcacacacacacacacaaaagaagATGGACTGGACTGGCCCACAACTATGGTCAAGTTCTAATGAAAACCTAATTACAAAATCAGCCAATACTCTCAAGAGCCGCACATAATTAAGGCGCACACTTGACTTGGCTTGCTTTttccaccacctcctcctcgccCAATTGTCACCGTCTCCAATTTCCAGCGCTTTTCCGCACTCCTCCCTCGACGATGAAAAACGCATTTAAAAGCCACATTAATGACGCGAACTCGATGCGACGACCACTTTGGTAAAATAGGAAATTGCTGCGTTCGGCTGCTCTCGAGATTCTGGTCTatctgttttccttttggtttttgtatcttttttttttttgtgttgtgttgtgttgtcCCCATCTGCAGATAGCGACACAAAAACGGTTTGCCTCCAAGCCAAAGTCGAGCTTGCTGCTGTGTTTGCGAGCGTTTTCAGCGcatttttagttaatttaccaggaaaaacatttgaaattcTTAAAAAAGTCGCAACAAGAAGTTGGCTGCTCGCTTGGCGGCTGCAAAAAGTCACATCACAACGTTGTCTACACAACGCCTTTCTGGATTGCTCTCACCAGAAGTTGGCTATAATAGCTGGTTTCAGATACTTGATAGTATTTTTGGAATAATCTCTGTAAGGGCCACACAAAAGATACCTACTCAAAATGTGATATATTCTCAAAGATAtataagatatttttatttaatatttcataattttatttagaaatGCTTTTAGTTTAGAAAAAAGGTAACAAGGtataagatatttttatttaatatttcataacTTTATTTAGAATTGCTTTAAATTTAGAAAGAAGGAAACAGTAGAACACGGCACTCCCAAAAAATCTTTCCTGGGCTTAAAATCATTTATCGAATTGGAAAGGGTATCCCATAACCTCATAGCTGGCATCTTTTATGTGGTTTGTTTGGCTAGTTTGTTCTaaagttgctgttgttcctttggtttttcattttgtcgCCACCGCCGTTGCTGCATAGACTAAAAATCGCATTCGATCATTTATGGGATTTTATTTGGCGCGTCAGTGAATGTTGCtaagcaatttatttatgacattttttgCTGGCCAGCTTGGGTTGGTTCGGTTAGCTGGATGGGGATGTGGCtgtagatgtggatgtggatgtggatgtggctcCGATGGATTCGTGCAGCAATTTCTGCAACGCAACGAAATAGTTGCAAAGGCACAACACAACGCAACACAACaaaacgcaacgcaacgcaacgcgACACAAcagtcaaagtcaaagtcaagtTGCAAGTTCCATATTCATCAGATGCGACACTCTTCATTCTTGGTGTTTTGCCGTCTGCCAGCTTGATTCTTTTGCCTGTCTTGGGGTTTTTCGTCTGCTACTTTTTCTATCGAAAAGCAAACTGGATTTCGTCTTAAATGCTTCGCCACCAGTCGCcgttgcagtttgcagttgcagttgctattgctgttgctgttgattttgccattgcattttaattaagtgcATTTTAATGAGGCATCATCGCCGGGCCGCCAATGCGACTTTTGTACATCATCAATTACACAAACGCATTTTAAATGGGCTGCCAACTATGTTTGCTGGGAACTATAGTATGTGGCTGCGTTTCATACCGATTCAGTTTATTCGTTCTTCCCCATcgttttgtttcgcttttttatTCAGGTAATTATTAAGCTTATTTAGATTAGTCTCCGCTCTTGTGGCTTCGGGCTGTCTATTGCGGTTGCTGCCATGCTGCCTCCATGAAAATTGATGCGAAAAAAATCAACTaaaactgtttgttttaattcgaTTTGAGTCAGCCGGCGCCCAGGAAGGATGTCCTGTTTGCATCGTCCTGTTTGCTAATGCAAATGGGGAGTCCTAGTTTGTTTTACTCAGCTGACTGGGATGGGCAAATAATGTTTAGGCTCGCACTGCACATTGGCATTActcaatatataaaaactgCAATGCAGTAGGACCTgactaataataaataattttttaaaaatgttacaTAAAATCTCTGACAATATAAAACCTTATTTTTCATGGAAATAATATGCAAAAGTTAGGAATTATGTAGTTTTTCTTCCTTTAAAGGTGgcataatttttataaaaattatattaaatttaaaattaattttctttgtaGTGCAGAGGTAATGTCAGTCGAGCAAGCCGAACTTTTTAGATGTTCTTTGCCTATTTATTCACCTGCTGCACCTGCACAAGCTCAAACTCATCCCCAGCGTTTTAGCCTCATCCTTTTAGTCCCCTTCGACCTGttcaaaaactttttccattttttcaaATTGCGTAATTTTCATTAgtttgctgcatttgcagACAAATTAAgagcttctgctcctgctgttgctattgctgctgctgctgatgttcTGCCCAGGACCCTTCACATGTCCTTGCCCACCAAAGTGCGTATCTGTGAGATACGCATATGCAAATAGGTGCCTGCAGGACCACCCCGATGCGATGCGGTTTTTCAATTTCTCTCTCTCggcttcattttttttttttttttgtgtttccaGCCTTTTTGTACGCAAATAATTGTGAATTTTTTCCCTCATCCATTTTTGTTggcctgctgcagcagcagcaggttaTTGTTTGGTTGCGAATCCTGTgcgttttttttatattctatGCCTGagtgtacatattttttatttttaattaaaagcggaAGTAAAGCTGGGGGGCATGGTCGTGTGCGGGGGGCTTCTGGTTAGGAAGGTTTCGTTTTCTGTTCAGTTTGGTTCAGATTtgcttggtttggtttggcgACTTGtcaagtgtgtgcgtgtgggtgcGTTTGCCGGGCACTTTGGCCCGTTCATTTTGCACTGTGTAGTGTTTTGCTAACAATGCAAATTTCAGGGCATTGTTGTAGCCCCTTAAAACCCCTCCCTATTAACCAAGCTCCCCCCCCTTTAGCCAGCACTCGACACACACATAGAAAACGCATCAAATCATCAGCGGCGATTTCAGACAGTCATCCGATGAAATGTCAAATGCGTTTCCCGCTCCAAACGGCCAAGTGGGCGAATGTAAACAGATACTGGCTATGACTATGACTATGGCTATGGCTACTGGTAATGGCAACTGCCACCGCTTAGAGCGGCACAAACTAAACCAAActcaacaacaataaaaacatgGCTACAATTCACCAGCTGAAGAGTTTTTcaaataacgaaaaaaaaaagaccaGAATCCAGCTAAAAAAAGGGAGGGGAGTGGCAgcgggaaaagggaaaaagtcAGGCGAAAAAAAGAATcgagaaaattaaaacaaaacaaacagctAACGCATCCTCAGCGTCATCAAGCCATTTTGCACAGGGAAAATAGGTGATGTGTtataaatatagatatattatttataaatcaattAGAATGCATATTATAGACCACATTCCTTGTGAGTTTCTGTAACATTAACTAAGCAAGAAATGAAGTTAGTAAGATtttctgaaaatattttgtttgtttataatttttggtAACCTTGTGCTTTTAACAATCCTATTGTAATATGGATTATAATAAGTCGTACACATGAGTTCCTGCAACATAATCCTTTCAGCTTTCCAGCAGTGTAGTCCTGCATCCTGCCGCATCCTTTGGCCGTTATGCCCTGCTTTGCCTACTCTGTTCCACGCATGAAGAGATTTCGGTTTAGCTTTTGATTGACGAACTTGCCTCGTTGTTTGTCCCTCTTCCTGtcgccccgccccgcccctcctcctactcctcctACATCCTGCCATACGCTGCCGCATTTCACTCAAACTCATCAACGTCAGCGACGCATTCAAATCGTTTTGATGGACTTCGTCCCCCGCCGCCAACCCGCCAACTTCCCTAACCCATATCCCGATATCAAGCTCACGCAGTGCATCCTGGCCCAAGAACAAAACAGcatcgaaaacaaaaaaaaaaaaaaaaaatgggaaaaaaggATGGAAAAAAATGTGTGGAATGAGTCTGGCacaatatttgtattttacgCAATTTTTACTGACGACTGCCATCATGTCTGAGTGACTGAGTTGGCTCCGTTTTCTGCTGCCTGATTTGCAAACCGATTTGCTACATTGTTCATGTCAGTCAGCGCATTGTTGATTATCAGATGCCGGGTGGTTATGGGTTCGACTTCATCTGGTTTGGGTGCTTTGGGTGCTTGGGGTTGGGGATTCTGTTTGGCTGAGAACTAAGCCCCATGTTTGCCCAGCTATTCATTGTGATTTGGTTTTTTCCACTTGTTTCTATGATTTTTTGCTGATTGAAAGTTTGTGCGACAATTGTTGTGGTAATAGGAAATGGTACAGAGtctaattaaacaaaatgcatATAAGGCATAAATGGTGTGGAGGGAATTCTAATAACAATCAATGTAACAATCAACAAAAGATTTATTACATGTACTTATTGCCataatattacgtatacgaccCGTCTTACGTACCACTATATCCACTTAGGAATGGTTAACTAATCATACTCTAAAACTGACAACAATTCTGATTACTAGCTTAATTACCTTCTTAACAATCCTATCTACCCCGCAAAATAGCTCAACAATTTCCACTGCAACGCCTTTTCACACTTAATCTGCCATAAAATATGCCAGAAATAACAGCCGCCAGGACTCcttgcaaaattaaattagccaGTTGAAAGTTGGCCAGCTTGTGGCAGTGGCAAGGATGCTGCGGGGGAATACAAATGAACCCCTTTTGCCGCTCGCCATAAACtgttgccaaaaagttttaagCTGCATTTGAGGCTTGTTTTCACACCCGAACAAGTTTGGCAAGCAAAGTTTCGAGTGGCGCTTGTCTTGTTTCATCATCTCATCATGGCCATAATCCGTGACGTCAACTGCGGTTAGCTGGATTCGCTAGCCATGTAAATGAGACAGACAAGCCGCAAAGTTTGGCACATTGTGCATCTGATATTTTGGCCACTTTTGATGTAAACTATTACCAAACTTGTTGCTCTGGCCAACTTGTTGCatgtgtgttcgtgtgtgtgtgtgtgtgtgtaacgATGTGCGAAATTCCCGAGCTCGTTATTCGGCTCATGTCATTGTggttgtttttggccaacatcCTGCTGGTATTTCCGCATTTGAATGTGTTTTGATAATTGAAAACCCATTGGGGTCGTTTAGTCTCACTTAGATCCAATTATCTAGAGGACTATTCAGGATATTAAACGGATAAGGGAGTTTACAAGAATTAAGTGAGATGCTTTTGAGATGGCGGCTTGATATAATTTGGGAAATTTGTTTGCACTATAAATTTAGTTGTTAATAACCGAAGGAGACTTcaaagtattttaaaatccGAAACGAAGCAAATCCAATCGCTgcgttaaaaatgtttatgatttataagaaaatatttcagtttCACTTCTCTAATTGACCAGCAATAACGGTTCCATATTATATTTGCTAGTTTTGGAAGATAACCTTTCGCTATTCCTATTAGACAACAAATTTACACTTTTTTAAACAAGtttaatctttatttatttacaagaATAATATTCTTAGTTTGGTTGAGATAAAAAAGGTTTGCGATAGAAGGACACTCATCgttcttatttttaaaagtgatCTTGTaaatgtttcatttatttctattttacaATTTCATGAAATCTTCTGCACATAATACAATTACTAATTATTTACACAATATAATAAAGGGCGAAGCTAATGAGATAAGTGGGTTTTGTCGTAATGCCATATGGCATATGAGAAAATGCATATTATCATCGGTCCTAGGATAAAATGGTTTGGCATTTCGGGTTACCATATTATACGTGCATTATCCTTACCCTGTTTATGCAGGAAGGACATTTAATGCAGAGATGTGATGAAGATGTAAAGCCTCTGTACTCAGAAGTGGACAATGTTCTTGTTGGGCTGGGTGACAGTTTGGAACGAAGTCTAGCTGAACCAGCCATGGGCAAGTTGGTGCAGTTCATGAACACCTACTGCGGAAACTGCCGGAGATTCGCACCCACTTTCAAGAAAATGGCTGTTGACCTGCAGAAGTGGAACCGTGCACTTCGGATTTATGCTGTTGACTGTGCCCTTTGGGAAAATGTGAAGTTGTGTCGTGATTTTCGCATTAGGTTTACGCCTACAATTCGCTATTTTCCCTCCAAATTTCAGAGGTCGCGTCACGAAACTGGCACCGATATTGAAACTCAAAATCCCACGGAAATCGTGGAGCAGCTCATCGAAAATCTGTCCGAAAATGACTACAGTGGAGGCAGTGGGATAAAGCTCAACTTTGACCCCATAGAGCCGGATGACGAGCTGCAGGAAGTATACGCACAGTTCGACAACAAGGTGTCATACATTCTGCTGGTCCATCCAGTTGAGATTGGCATGGAAACGATTCTCAACATGCTGCCCTATCCGGATGTGGGTGTGCGGATTATCAAGGATGCCGAAATGTTCGCCAACTTCGGACTGAAGCCGTGCAAGCAAAAGTTGGCCCTTTTGAATAGATCTGGAAGAGTCCAACCAATCAGGCCCAAAGGTGAAAGTAGCTCTGCCTACGTGAACAGCGTTGCTGCGTTTCTGGAGCGAAATGGGCACCCAAGTATGCCCACATGGCCAATAGCTCCAGCGCCCGAAAATAACCTTTCGGATGAATACGATGCCATCATTGTGGACTATGTGCTGCACTCAAGAAAGGTGCTCTTCCAGGACGACTTGGAGCAGGCCATCCAGCAGCTACTGCACGTGGAGATACCCAAGACGCCATTCATAAGTGGCTACAAGTTCAAGGCTCTGCGTCACATTATTCGCCTATTGCGCCGCTTCAATGTGCTGGGCAGGGATGGCAGGCGAATGCTGAACAGCCTGGTGAAGCATCTGTTTGAGGTCGATGAGATCACTGGTGAGGAGTTCCGTGATGTGGTGGATGATCTGCAAACACGACTGGATCCCATCTTTACGGACGAGCAGTATGTCGGCTGCTTGGGCTCTACACCACATACGCGACGGTATAGCTGCTCCTTGTGGACACTGTTCCATTACTTGACCGTCCTGGCGGCCCAGGCGAAGACCTATCCGCCCAGCTCCGTGACAATTGGACTTTACGGCCTGGCGAAGTACTTTTACGGCTGCCAGGATGGTGCCAAGCACTTCATGAAGTTGGCCAAGCGGCGGATGATCGCGCAAGTGACGTCCCACGACGAGGAGATCCTCTGGTTGTGGGAGATCCATAACGAGGTAAACGAAAAGCTAGCTGGTGACGCCTCGGAGGATCCGCGGTTTCCTAAAGTACAGTTTCCGGAGCGGAAACATTGCCCGGAGTGCTACAGTGAAGACTCGGATGAATTTGATAGAGACGAGGTGCTGAAATACATGAAACGAGTTTATGATTTGGAGTATTTAAGCATTTATGATTTGCCAGATCATCataaaaaggcaaagaaaTGTACACAATAAGAAATACATCGTAGAAAAGagaagttatttttatttatttgcttttcctGTACCAATGGTAACTTGGTATCTTTTTCCGATACACACACCtagtataatatatatatgaaattcGTGAATTCTTTTGGGTGTGCCTGGATGGAATAGCGAGTCACAAATATAAGAAAACCTGTTTTGAGAGAGAGATTTGGGGCATGGTGGATAGTGGATGGTGGCTGGTGGG
This genomic stretch from Drosophila yakuba strain Tai18E2 chromosome 3R, Prin_Dyak_Tai18E2_2.1, whole genome shotgun sequence harbors:
- the LOC6537672 gene encoding sulfhydryl oxidase 2 isoform X2, translated to MEGHLMQRCDEDVKPLYSEVDNVLVGLGDSLERSLAEPAMGKLVQFMNTYCGNCRRFAPTFKKMAVDLQKWNRALRIYAVDCALWENVKLCRDFRIRFTPTIRYFPSKFQRSRHETGTDIETQNPTEIVEQLIENLSENDYSGGSGIKLNFDPIEPDDELQEVYAQFDNKVSYILLVHPVEIGMETILNMLPYPDVGVRIIKDAEMFANFGLKPCKQKLALLNRSGRVQPIRPKGESSSAYVNSVAAFLERNGHPSMPTWPIAPAPENNLSDEYDAIIVDYVLHSRKVLFQDDLEQAIQQLLHVEIPKTPFISGYKFKALRHIIRLLRRFNVLGRDGRRMLNSLVKHLFEVDEITGEEFRDVVDDLQTRLDPIFTDEQYVGCLGSTPHTRRYSCSLWTLFHYLTVLAAQAKTYPPSSVTIGLYGLAKYFYGCQDGAKHFMKLAKRRMIAQVTSHDEEILWLWEIHNEVNEKLAGDASEDPRFPKVQFPERKHCPECYSEDSDEFDRDEVLKYMKRVYDLEYLSIYDLPDHHKKAKKCTQ
- the LOC6537672 gene encoding sulfhydryl oxidase 2 isoform X1; its protein translation is MVWHFGLPYYTCIILTLFMQEGHLMQRCDEDVKPLYSEVDNVLVGLGDSLERSLAEPAMGKLVQFMNTYCGNCRRFAPTFKKMAVDLQKWNRALRIYAVDCALWENVKLCRDFRIRFTPTIRYFPSKFQRSRHETGTDIETQNPTEIVEQLIENLSENDYSGGSGIKLNFDPIEPDDELQEVYAQFDNKVSYILLVHPVEIGMETILNMLPYPDVGVRIIKDAEMFANFGLKPCKQKLALLNRSGRVQPIRPKGESSSAYVNSVAAFLERNGHPSMPTWPIAPAPENNLSDEYDAIIVDYVLHSRKVLFQDDLEQAIQQLLHVEIPKTPFISGYKFKALRHIIRLLRRFNVLGRDGRRMLNSLVKHLFEVDEITGEEFRDVVDDLQTRLDPIFTDEQYVGCLGSTPHTRRYSCSLWTLFHYLTVLAAQAKTYPPSSVTIGLYGLAKYFYGCQDGAKHFMKLAKRRMIAQVTSHDEEILWLWEIHNEVNEKLAGDASEDPRFPKVQFPERKHCPECYSEDSDEFDRDEVLKYMKRVYDLEYLSIYDLPDHHKKAKKCTQ
- the LOC6537672 gene encoding sulfhydryl oxidase 1 isoform X3, producing MVWHFGLPYYTCIILTLFMQEGHLMQRCDEDVKPLYSEVDNVLVGLGDSLERSLAEPAMGKLVQFMNTYCGNCRRFAPTFKKMAVDLQKWNRALRIYAVDCALWENRSRHETGTDIETQNPTEIVEQLIENLSENDYSGGSGIKLNFDPIEPDDELQEVYAQFDNKVSYILLVHPVEIGMETILNMLPYPDVGVRIIKDAEMFANFGLKPCKQKLALLNRSGRVQPIRPKGESSSAYVNSVAAFLERNGHPSMPTWPIAPAPENNLSDEYDAIIVDYVLHSRKVLFQDDLEQAIQQLLHVEIPKTPFISGYKFKALRHIIRLLRRFNVLGRDGRRMLNSLVKHLFEVDEITGEEFRDVVDDLQTRLDPIFTDEQYVGCLGSTPHTRRYSCSLWTLFHYLTVLAAQAKTYPPSSVTIGLYGLAKYFYGCQDGAKHFMKLAKRRMIAQVTSHDEEILWLWEIHNEVNEKLAGDASEDPRFPKVQFPERKHCPECYSEDSDEFDRDEVLKYMKRVYDLEYLSIYDLPDHHKKAKKCTQ